The Artemia franciscana chromosome 11, ASM3288406v1, whole genome shotgun sequence genome has a segment encoding these proteins:
- the LOC136032633 gene encoding putative ankyrin repeat protein RF_0381 → MSENFNICQFVFLVLLTRCMGILIGSLNTTMKQFKTVSIEKNLTNSFLNIGAAIVSFCLHPRRLDWLKDKALLDQMEGNMKLNICKQLLKIGANPNVKDGDVNLLNLKSAELRPLHYATIKGKLDICQLLLSYKADPNMKDGFGRRAPLHYATEKSEPAICKLLLSYGADPNIKEGTNGNTPLQIAAVNGFFKICQLLLNNGADLNYIQGDGPKTTALQNAILKGKFDICHLLLSHGADPNVKGGVHKATSLHFAAEKGRLDICHLLLKNGADPNVKTLSNKTALHYAIFTGKLDICQLLLRYGANPNANGGSYNKTPLQFAAEKGSLDICQLLLRIGADPNLKSTFFNKTALHFAAEKSQLGICQLLLSNRADPNAICKIKYTKNGRKNVKRKTALLIALQNRSFKEYFPIAKCFFEIETDYHSKLPVDVKKEYKTIIVQIIKYSNTPGLPPKEKWFWRMLKIAFNDTDGSLKSMCEYLIREFLDCDDIIDEIKRMNIPEILKPSLIFRYLPEPPTHPGFSGKKKPSKKRTMSNSS, encoded by the coding sequence atgtctgaaaatttcaatatttgtcAATTTGTTTTCTTGGTTCTACTTACTCGTTGCATGGGCATTTTAATTGGATCCCTAAATACAACTATGAAGCAATTTAAGacagtttcaattgaaaaaaatttgactaATTCGTTCCTTAACATAGGTGCAGCTATTGTGAGTTTTTGCCTTCATCCAAGAAGATTAGACTGGTTAAAAGACAAAGCCCTCTTAGACCAGATGGAAGGAAACATGAAACTGAATATTTGCAAACAACTGCTTAAGATTGGGGCTAACCCAAATGTAAAGGATGGGGATGTGAATCTACTGAATTTGAAATCTGCTGAATTAAGACCTTTACATTATGCTACAATAAAAGGCAAACTAGATATTTGTCAACTGCTACTGAGCTATAAAGCCGACCCAAATATGAAAGACGGTTTTGGCAGAAGAGCACCTTTGCATTATGCTACAGAAAAAAGTGAACCGGCTATTTGTAAACTACTGTTGAGCTATGGAGCCGACCCAAATATAAAAGAAGGAACTAACGGAAACACACCTCTTCAAATTGCTGCTGTAAAcggctttttcaaaatatgtcaaCTGCTGCTGAATAATGGGGCTGACCTAAATTACATTCAAGGGGACGGTCCCAAAACCACAGCTTTGCAGAATGCTATTTTAAAAGGCAAATTCGATATTTGTCATCTGCTGCTTAGCCATGGAGCCGACCCAAATGTTAAGGGTGGTGTTCATAAAGCAACATCTCTACATTTTGCTGCTGAAAAGGGCAGACTGGATATTTGTCACCTGCTCTTGAAGAATGGAGCTGACCCTAATGTGAAAACTCTATCTAACAAAACAGCTTTGCATTATGCTATTTTTACAGGAAAACTAGATATTTGTCAACTGTTGCTGAGATATGGAGCCAACCCAAATGCAAATGGTGGCTCTTACAACAAAACACCTCTACAGTTTGCTGCTGAAAAAGGCTCACTAGATATTTGTCAACTACTTTTGAGGATTGGAGCTGACCCAAATTTGAAAAgtacatttttcaacaaaacagcTTTACATTTTGCTGCTGAAAAAAGCCAACTGGGTATTTGTCAACTGCTGTTGAGTAATAGAGCCGACCCAAATGcaatatgtaaaattaaatacacaaaaaatggAAGGAAAAATGTCAAGCGTAAGACAGCCTTACTTATTGCATTACAAAACCGTTCATTCAAAGAGTATTTTCCCATAGCCAAATgcttttttgaaattgaaacaGATTATCATTCAAAGTTGCCAGTAGATGTTAAAAAGGAATACAAGACAATAATCgtgcaaataataaaatatagtaaTACTCCAGGATTACCGCCAAAGGAGAAATGGTTTTGGAGAATGTTGAAAATTGCTTTTAATGACACCGATGGGTCACTTAAGTCAATGTGCGAGTATTTAATCAGGGAATTTTTAGATTGTGATGATATAATTGACGAAATTAAAAGAATGAACATACCTGAAATTTTAAAACCAAGTTTAATTTTCAGATATTTACCTGAACCACCTACACATCCAGGTTTTAGTGGTAAGAAGAAACCTAGTAAAAAACGAACAATGTCCAATAGCTCCTAA